Genomic DNA from Roseburia intestinalis L1-82:
GTTTTTCTAATGCAACTGCCAAAGTTGCTATCAACGAGCTTGAAGCTGAAGGCTATATTTTCATCAGCCGCACTTATGTGAACGGTAACGTAGTTTTTGAACTTGTATAGCCTACATGACCCTAAGTGTTCGCAGCGCTTGGGGTCATTTTGTTTTGTCAGGCATATGGGAGCTTTTTCTGATAAATCTGTCAACCTTTACTCCTAGGGCATCACAGATGCTTGCATACTCTCCTACCTCACATTTTCTTTTTCCCTGAAGAATTAAGCATAACCGAACCTCTGGCACACCAGACTTTTCGGCGATTGCTTTTTGCTTTAGTCCAGACTTATCAATGAAGTCTTTCAATTCCATAAAATCTAAAACCATCTTTCTTTTTTCACCTCCGTTCCATGTTTTCTGGAATGATTAAACTATATTCCATTTTTCATGGAATGTCAATAACAAATTTTAACTTTTTTGAAATTTTATTTTACAATTCCAAAATTTCGTAATATAATAAAATCAATCCAATAAGGGAGGGCAAAGCCATGAATGAATACCTTGTATCTCAATTAAGAAAGGGACGTTTAGACAAAGGCTTAAAGCAAAGTGATGTGTCCAAAGAAACTGGCATTAAAAATACCACATTAAGTAATTATGAAAACGGTGTGACAGAACCAGATATGGATACATTTTTAACACTATGTGAGTTATACGAATTAGATTTTGTGTCTTTAATGGAGGAAGCATATGGAATAAAAGTTCCAGGCAAGAATTTTCATATCAAGCCATCTGAAATGGAATTGTTAGAAAAATATAATGCTCTCGACGAACATGGCAAAGAAATGGTAGATTTCACACTGGAAAAAGAATATGAGCGCTCTATTGCAGAAAAGAAGAAGTCCGACAATATTGTCCCTATGGCGGTTAAAGAATCTTCTGATTATGAGCTTAATGCCGCGCACGCCGACGATTACATGGGTGCACCGGATGAATTAAAAACAGCAGAAGAAAAAATGCTTGATGAAGATTTCTAGTCCGTTTTATCGGACACTTAATATGTTATACTGTTGCGGGAGGTGAATCACATGACATATGAAGAACTTCTTATAGAAGCAGATGCAAACAATCTCACTGTAAAGGAAAAGCCGCTTCCAATCAGTAAGGGGCGAATTAAGGGCAATCGAATTGCTATACGAAAAGACATGACTGAAACAGAAAAAGCCTGTGTACTAGCAGAAGAGCTCGGACATTATTATACTGCCGTTGGTAACATCCTTGACCAATCTTCCATAGAAAACCGAAAGCAGGAAATGCAAGGTAGGATCCTTGCTTATAATAAACAGGTTGGTCTTCGCGGTATCATCGATGCATATTTGCACAACTGCAAAAACCTGTTTGAAACAGCAGAATATCTTGGAGTTACCGAAGAGTTTTTAAACGACAGCCTAACATACTACACAAATAAATACGGTGTATGCACACAGGTTGATAATTATGTTATATTTTTTCAACCGAATATAGGAGTTATGGAATTAATCTAAAGAAAAGAGGAATATATTATGAAATGTCCAAATTGTGGAGCTGAAGGAAATGGGAAATTTTGTGAATACTGTGGTTGTGAGTTACCGCGAAACACCCCTGACACCATATTAAATAACCAAACCAATAGTACCGTAATTAATAATTACTACTCTGCACCACAGCAAACACCAACACCCAATCAAACTGTCAGCCGTCCTTATATACAGGCTCCTGCCGTCAGTGGGAAAAACCAGACAGTTGCACTTGTATTGTGTATATTTCTCGGTTTTTTTGGTGCTCATTATTTTTATGTTGGAAAAGCTAAAATAGGAATTTTATATCTTCTCACCATGGGTTTATTTGGAATTGGTTGGCTCGTAGATATATTTAGAATCGCAACTGGTTCTTTTAAAGATAGCTCGGGATTATGCTTAAAAAAAGCTGTTTCCTCATCTCATACCCCCACTACTTATAGTTCATCCACAACAGTTACATCTGCAAGGACGATGGATTTGAACAAACCATATGATAATATGGATGGTCATGAGTTTGAATATTTTTGTGGTGATCTATTAAAGAAAAATGAATTTTCAAATGTTGAAGTCACAAGAGGAAGTGGCGATCAAGGTATTGATATTATTGCTTATAAAGATGGGGTAAAATATGGTATCCAATGCAAATGCTATTCCCAAAACATAGGCAATAAAGCGGTACAAGAAGCGTTTGCCGGCAAAACCTTTTATGATTGCCATGTTGCCGCTGTATTAACTAATCAGTATTTTACCAGAAGTGCAAAAGAACTGGCAGAACATAACGGTGTCTTACTTTGGGATAGAGATAAGTTACAGGAATTAATTGAAAAAGCAAATAATACTCAATAATACGCCACTTTGATTACACCATCGGAGGAATACATGAGTTTAATACTGGGATATGCTAATAAAGACAATGCTATTATCATGAGTGATGGACGCGCTGGCGAAAATGGAAGTCTTTCAGAATTTTATAATAAGACAAGAAAAATAAATAGCAATATTATACTGGGATCCGCTGGAATTGTAGGTGGAATTGAGCCTTTTGTCAATCATTGCATTCAAGAGATGGGCGGCGACGTGGAGAATTATTTCATAAATGATTTTCTTGATATGGTCACATTTTTAGTTAGCGACAAAACCACTCAAGAACGTTTACAATCTTCATTTCTCGTTATTGGACGAGATGAACACAATCGAATGCATACCGCAATTATTGGCGATAATACCTCCTATAAGCTAGAAACGCATCTTGTTTCCACTCCTAGAGTTTTAACCATAGGTGGCACTATTGATGGAAAAATAATACAGGATATTTATGCGAAAAACATAACGCAATATCATATTTCGATTAAAGATTGTATGCAGTCCACAATTTGCGAGGTAGCAAAGTTAGATAGTTCCGTCAATACCAACTGTTTCAGCGTTATCATATAATTCGCGTTCATCCTCTGGCAACTCGGCAGTGAAATAAGAATTATTTGTATCCATACATACTACGTTATTTGAATCATAATCAGACCAATCGATTGACGTATATTGTTTTTTTATCATTGGCACATCTCCGTTATAATGTTACTTACATTATAATCCGGTCACATGATTATTTTGTGCCATATGATTCTAGATAAATAAAAACCGCCCCACTGTAAAGCAAGGCGGCAATGCTCCCGATGATACGGTAGCCCTAAGCAAGCATATTGTATCATTCGGAGCAGCCAAACGCAAGCGGAACACCCGTTCCCCGCTGGCTGTTATTTTTATACTCTTTTTTACATACATTTTCACAAAGGAGTGATACCTTATGCCAAACACCGAATCATTCACTGTAAATGAAATCTTAGTCTATCTCCGCAAGTCCCGGTCCGACAGCCCGGATATGTCCGTGGAGGAAGTTCTCCGCAAGCATGAGGAAATGATCCAGCAATATGCCTCCACGCACTTCCACTCTCCGATCCCGGAGAAGAACATCTTCCGCGAGGTCGTCTCCGGCGAGACGATCGATTCCAGGCCACAGATGAAAAATCTGCTGAAAATGATCGAGTCCGAGCAGTTCAAGGCAGTCCTTGTTGTGGAGCCACAGCGTTTGTCCCGCGGTGATCTTGAGGACTGCGGCAGGCTGATCAATATTCTCCGGTATACAAATACAACGGTTCTCACACTCACGCACTCTTTCAACCTGCAGGAAGAATATGAGCGCAAGTTTTTTGAAATGGAGATCACCAGGGGCAATGACTACCTGGAATACACCAAGCGTATCTTAAAGCGCGGGCGTGAGGCTTCTGTTGCCAAAGGGAATTATATCGGCTCTGTGGACCCATACGGCTATAAGAAAACCGTCATAAAGAAAGACGGTGTCACCTGCCACACGTTAGAAATTATCCCGGAGGAAGCCAATACGGTAAAACTGATCCATGAACTTTACGCTTACACACCGGAGGGTATCGGCTTTACAAACATTGCGCACAAGCTGGACGCCATGCATATTAAGCCAAAGAAAGCCGCTCACTGGACACCGGCGATCATCAGCTCGATCTTATGCAACCCGCTCTATCTTGGCATGGTCCGGTGGAACAACCGGAAAGTCGTAAAATACATTAACGAAGGACAGTTGGCAAAAGCGCGCCCTCAAAACACTGAGGCGAAATATTATAAAGGGCTGCATGAGCCTATCATCACCCAGGAATTATACGATACCTGCATGGCGAGACGCGGGACCAATCCGAGCCTGCGCAGGAACAAAGAGCTCTGCAATCCGTTTGCCGGTCTGCTCTACTGTGGCACCTGCGGCCATGCCATGTCACTTAAAATCTACAAAAATCACAATTCCGTCTCTCAGATGATGCTCTGCAACCATCAGGCTTACTGCCATACCAAATCCGTGCTCTATTCTGCCTTTTTAAGGCGTTTTATGTCTTCTATGGAAGATACTCTGAATGACTTTGAATTGGCACAGAAATCGGATGACGGCAGGGCGCAGGCAATCAGTAAAACGATCGTGGTCAATCTGGAAAACAAACTGAAAAAGCTGAATGAAAAAGACGCCAGGCAAAAAGATGCTTACGAGGACGGGATCTATTCCAAAGAAGAGTTTTTAAAGCGGAATGTTAGGACACAGCAGGATATCGCATCCACGATCATTGCATTAGAGGACGCCAGGGCAAAGAAAGCCGACATTGTTGATTATGAGGAAAAGATAAGACGTTTTAAGGACTGTCTCCATGCCCTGAATGATCCGGAGCTGTCAGCAGCCGAGAAGAACCGGTTCTTAAAATCCTGTGTTGACAAAATTTTATATTATAATAATATGGAGTCAAAAGCAGGGATCGGGCGATACATAGAGAACGTTTTTTCCCTGGAAATTCAATATAAATAACCATATCCAACATATCTGAACCGATGAATTAGCCCATCTCGAAATGATTGCCGCCATCGTCCGCCAGCTCACCAAAGGCTTAAGTGCTGAAGAACTTGAGGCCGCCGGTTTCGCTCCTTACTATGTCGATCACACGGCCGGGATCTGGCCGCAGGCAGCCGGCGGTATTCCGTTTAATGCCTGTGAATTCCAGAGCAAAGGCGATGCGATCACGGATCTTTTTGAAGATATGGCTGCGGAGGGTGCGATTGTATAAAGACAACATTGAGGTTTTAAAAGAAAGTTCCCGATAATCTGGCATACTAGCTGCCAGATATGAGAACCCTAGAAATTCCAATGTATTTCAATAGGTACTTCCTTAGTTACAGGGTCTTTTTTGCCAACCAATACATAATCAATCAGCTTTTCAACCGTTTCCCTGTCTAAGTGTTCAAGATTTGTATATTGCTCGATTAACTGTCGTCTGTTGTCGCCAATCAGCATTTTTCTTTCAATAACATCAAGCTGTTTCTGCGTATCAATCATCAGTTTTTCGAGCCTTTCTTTTTGTGTTGAGAAGTCTTTGGATAAATCCAAGTAATCAAGTTCGGAAAGAATACCCTTTACCTTATCTAAATATAATTCTCGGATTCCTTTTGTATATTCCGCAATCTTTTTTTGATAAGCAGCAATCTCCGTTTCCAGAGCTTCTTTTTGACCTCGCAAGTCATTGTTGAATTGCACATTTTGTTCAAGCTCATCTTTGTCAAGATATTCTGCGGATAACTTATTAAGTTCATCAATCACAGCTTTTTCTAATTTGTCTACTGAAATGAAAGAACCTATACAAGCGTCCTTTGCTACATGGCGGTTAGAGCATTGTAAATAATGCTTACCATGATTCTTTGACGAACGCATTGTATAACCACAATTCATACAGCGAGCTTTTCTGGCAAATAAACCGATTGTGCCAACTGTGAAAGGTTTTGCCTTTTGAGCTACCAATGCTTGAACCCTATCCCATAACTCACGGTCAATAATCGGCTCATGTGTACCCTCAACTCTGTACCACTCGTCTTTGGGTCTGGGTTTGTTTTGCTTTGTCTTATAAGAAACGCTGCCATATTTCCCTTGAACCATATTCCCGATATAGATTTCATTCACCAACATATCTGATATGGCAAAATATTTCCATAGGGTACTGTTTTTCGTTTTAGGCTGCTTGTAACGCAAACCATGAAGTCGTTTGTATTCCGTAGGGTTTGGTATTCCTCTGTCATTCAGCATACGGGCAATGGCGGTCTTTCCATATCCCTGTGAAAACAGTGTAAAAACTTCTCTGACAACTTCCGCAGCTTCTTCATCAATAATCAAATGTCCTTTTACGTCAGGGTCTTTTTTGTAACCATACAGAGCAAAAGCACCGATATGGTGTCCGTTCTTTCTTCTGTCAGTGAGAACGCTTTTAATGTTCTCTGACATATCCTCCAAGTACCACTCATTCACCAGACCGTTAATCTGTCTTGATTTCTTATTTCCTTTATTAGCGGTATCTGCATTATCAACAATGCTGATGAAGCGAATACCCCAAATAGGAAAAAGACCGTGGATATATTTTTCCACTAATTCTAGTTCTCTGGTAAATCTGGATTGTGTCTTACAAAGGACAATATCAAATTTACGATTCTTTGCGTCCTCCAACAACCTGTTAAATTCTGGTCGTCGTCTGTCAGAACCAGTGTAATCATCATCACTGTATATGTTGTAGACTTCCCAACCATGCTCTAATGAGTATTGAAGTAACATTGACTTTTGATTCTGAATACTGTTACTGTCGTCTGTTTCTGATTGTTTGTTTCTATCTTCCTCTGATAAGCGGCAATAAATAGCAACTCTTGATTTTGATTCTATCATGCTTCGTTCTCCTTTTTGAGAAGACGAAACAAACTATCTCTACATAATGTTATTATAACATCTTGTAGGATAGTTTGTCTATCATCTGGCAGGAGTTGCCCTTCCTTTATTTTTTTCATATTGATTTATCAACTCTATCCATTTTAGAGTAAATGCTTTTGTAAACGCCGCTTTATCACAATTTTTAAAAACATTCTTGCAAACTACCTTTGCGTCATTTGCCATTGAACCACCTCACTACAATATATTTACAAAGTATGCAAAAATGCTTGTACATTATGAAAGAATTTGTCTATAAAGTAAGAAGTAATCAGATGGCTTTGGAAAGCTCCACTGGAATTTCACCATTCCCATTCTGATGGGTGAACCGCACCATGCGAGTGTATCATTATTCTGATATACGGGTCATGGCAGCAACTTTTCCAACAGTCGCTTACGGATCACTGGCGTGGTCGCTCGCTTCTTTATCCCTCCTTTTCATGGGTCATGGCGTTCCAGTCCGTCGGCTCACCGCATATCAAACGTATCTGATTACTTTATTCAATTTTCAAAGAACACTTGTAAAACGGAGCTGGAATGAGGTGGTATCACACTCCGTATATATTCGCTTATTTCACTCTGACTTCAAAACCTAGAATTGCTTTAATAAGGGCAGCTCTAATTCTGCCTTTCAGTTCCATATCGACCACAATATACATATTTCCGTGTTCATCATAGAACGGGCGTAAACTTGCTTTTGATATGTAAGCGTCATAGTGATTTAAAATTTTCTCTATTGCCACTTCGTCGCCATCAGCAGCTAAACTGATTGTGGAGAATAGAGGACACTTTTTTGTAGACTTCATCATGTTATAATTCCTCCTCGTACATATCTCTAATGAGCTTTAGTGAACACATTCTGTTTCTATAAACAGAGTTTCTGGAAATATCCAAAATCTCTGCGATTTCTGCGTCTGGTAATTCCAGAAAGTAGAACATCAACACAACATTGCGTCGTCTTTCACTTAATTTTTTGATTGCTTCACATAATTTCTCATCATAGACACGAACTTCTGTACCGAACACATCAAAGGAAGTAAATTCAAGCGAGTATTCGTCCGATACACCCAACTGGTTTAATTCCAGCTCTGGTATTTCACAGAAAGATATTTCATGCTTTGCACGTCTGGCAAGTTCTTTGTTGTAGTTCTTTACAGTTCTGCCAATCACCTTACGAGCCAGACAGTCAAATTGAAGTCTTATAGCGTTCTCAAATGAAGAAGGTTTCATAATCTCACCTCCTTTCAAGTTGAAGTTGCTAAAGCGAAAAGGCTTTTTACCTCTTTCCGCACTAACACTCAACACGGAGGGGTGATTTGTAACCCGAATCAGAAAAAAATCAAAAAATTTTTTAAAGTAGCAAAAAAGCACAAGAGCAATACTGACGTGCTGTTCTTGTGCCTTATAAATTGTTCCTGCTATGTGATGTGAAAAACCATATACAAGAGCGATATAATCCGCAAAAGTTAAACGGATTTTTTTAACAAGCTACCAATGGTCGAATGTTGTTGAATGTATAGGCATTCCATGCGGCTACCTCCTGAAGCCGCTAAAACAAAACCAACCAGTAGTTTGTCCACCGTTGGACAAAAATAAAACGGCGGCTGTATGAACCGTCGTTCTATCTAAAAGGACGTATAAAAGCATTACTGCTGACAACGGTTTTTTTTTTACCGCCAAGCAGCATATATTGTTATTTACCTGTTCATAGGAACTGATAAACCTTGCAATACGTTTTACTGTACCTGTTACAAATTCTTTAGGAACAGTAAAGAGAGATGAGCAAAACGAATTGATTTAAAAGTTGGATTTGGCAGTTAGCTTTTGTAAATCGGAAAGAATGGGAATTTATGACATAGCAAAGCTGACGTAAGTCCAGCACCTACGCAAATGGGGAGATATGAATAGCTCTTTATTATGCGATTCGCTTTACAGCTTTAAGCTTACGATAGGATTGCCCTGTGCCGGTGGTGATTGCCGCAACAGCAACCGCTAACAGACTTATATGGGCAATTGTATTCAAGTTGGTAACAGATGATTTATTTCTTACCCACATACGTTCCTGCCCTGTATTTTTGAAACGTGAATTGTATCTTTCACATTCTGTACGAAGAGAGTAATTACTTTTGAAATATTTGCTGTCTCTGTCGACGGAGAGTCTTAAATCATCGGGAATGGTGATGTATTTTGTACAGCCGCGATGCTTCTTGCCGTTGTAAAAATTTTTGTGATGGCAGGGACAATCAGCGTCTTTGCTTGATTTTAGTGGGCAGCAGAATTTTTGGCGTGTACATCCATTATCAGAAAATTTACCATCCTTCCACATGGCAAGCC
This window encodes:
- a CDS encoding ImmA/IrrE family metallo-endopeptidase, which gives rise to MTYEELLIEADANNLTVKEKPLPISKGRIKGNRIAIRKDMTETEKACVLAEELGHYYTAVGNILDQSSIENRKQEMQGRILAYNKQVGLRGIIDAYLHNCKNLFETAEYLGVTEEFLNDSLTYYTNKYGVCTQVDNYVIFFQPNIGVMELI
- a CDS encoding helix-turn-helix domain-containing protein — its product is MNEYLVSQLRKGRLDKGLKQSDVSKETGIKNTTLSNYENGVTEPDMDTFLTLCELYELDFVSLMEEAYGIKVPGKNFHIKPSEMELLEKYNALDEHGKEMVDFTLEKEYERSIAEKKKSDNIVPMAVKESSDYELNAAHADDYMGAPDELKTAEEKMLDEDF
- a CDS encoding RNA polymerase sigma factor — encoded protein: MKPSSFENAIRLQFDCLARKVIGRTVKNYNKELARRAKHEISFCEIPELELNQLGVSDEYSLEFTSFDVFGTEVRVYDEKLCEAIKKLSERRRNVVLMFYFLELPDAEIAEILDISRNSVYRNRMCSLKLIRDMYEEEL
- a CDS encoding helix-turn-helix domain-containing protein — protein: MMKSTKKCPLFSTISLAADGDEVAIEKILNHYDAYISKASLRPFYDEHGNMYIVVDMELKGRIRAALIKAILGFEVRVK
- a CDS encoding recombinase family protein; amino-acid sequence: MPNTESFTVNEILVYLRKSRSDSPDMSVEEVLRKHEEMIQQYASTHFHSPIPEKNIFREVVSGETIDSRPQMKNLLKMIESEQFKAVLVVEPQRLSRGDLEDCGRLINILRYTNTTVLTLTHSFNLQEEYERKFFEMEITRGNDYLEYTKRILKRGREASVAKGNYIGSVDPYGYKKTVIKKDGVTCHTLEIIPEEANTVKLIHELYAYTPEGIGFTNIAHKLDAMHIKPKKAAHWTPAIISSILCNPLYLGMVRWNNRKVVKYINEGQLAKARPQNTEAKYYKGLHEPIITQELYDTCMARRGTNPSLRRNKELCNPFAGLLYCGTCGHAMSLKIYKNHNSVSQMMLCNHQAYCHTKSVLYSAFLRRFMSSMEDTLNDFELAQKSDDGRAQAISKTIVVNLENKLKKLNEKDARQKDAYEDGIYSKEEFLKRNVRTQQDIASTIIALEDARAKKADIVDYEEKIRRFKDCLHALNDPELSAAEKNRFLKSCVDKILYYNNMESKAGIGRYIENVFSLEIQYK
- a CDS encoding helix-turn-helix domain-containing protein, with the protein product MELKDFIDKSGLKQKAIAEKSGVPEVRLCLILQGKRKCEVGEYASICDALGVKVDRFIRKSSHMPDKTK
- a CDS encoding recombinase family protein, with amino-acid sequence MIESKSRVAIYCRLSEEDRNKQSETDDSNSIQNQKSMLLQYSLEHGWEVYNIYSDDDYTGSDRRRPEFNRLLEDAKNRKFDIVLCKTQSRFTRELELVEKYIHGLFPIWGIRFISIVDNADTANKGNKKSRQINGLVNEWYLEDMSENIKSVLTDRRKNGHHIGAFALYGYKKDPDVKGHLIIDEEAAEVVREVFTLFSQGYGKTAIARMLNDRGIPNPTEYKRLHGLRYKQPKTKNSTLWKYFAISDMLVNEIYIGNMVQGKYGSVSYKTKQNKPRPKDEWYRVEGTHEPIIDRELWDRVQALVAQKAKPFTVGTIGLFARKARCMNCGYTMRSSKNHGKHYLQCSNRHVAKDACIGSFISVDKLEKAVIDELNKLSAEYLDKDELEQNVQFNNDLRGQKEALETEIAAYQKKIAEYTKGIRELYLDKVKGILSELDYLDLSKDFSTQKERLEKLMIDTQKQLDVIERKMLIGDNRRQLIEQYTNLEHLDRETVEKLIDYVLVGKKDPVTKEVPIEIHWNF
- a CDS encoding restriction endonuclease is translated as MKCPNCGAEGNGKFCEYCGCELPRNTPDTILNNQTNSTVINNYYSAPQQTPTPNQTVSRPYIQAPAVSGKNQTVALVLCIFLGFFGAHYFYVGKAKIGILYLLTMGLFGIGWLVDIFRIATGSFKDSSGLCLKKAVSSSHTPTTYSSSTTVTSARTMDLNKPYDNMDGHEFEYFCGDLLKKNEFSNVEVTRGSGDQGIDIIAYKDGVKYGIQCKCYSQNIGNKAVQEAFAGKTFYDCHVAAVLTNQYFTRSAKELAEHNGVLLWDRDKLQELIEKANNTQ